The nucleotide window tcttgcTCAGGTGGGTGGGCTATGAGCACGCTGCGTACCAGGGCCAGCAGTTTGTGCTGGAGCGCGGAGAGTACCCTCAGTGTGACGCCTTTGGTGGCAGCAATGCCTACCATATTGAGAGAATGACCTCCTTCAGACCCATTGCCTGTGCTGTGAGTCCTGTACacgctctccccctctctctctcattcgcCCCATCACACGCATCCACGCACATgactctctgctctctcactccctgtctgaCGCACTCATCCACACCTCATTCCCTCGCTAGCAGaccccactccctctcctttccccccACCGCACTCGAGCAGCCCTGGTCGCCCGCCAAGCCGATCCGGGCAGGGCGTCGCAACAGCCTGAGCGGCGCGCCGTGACGCCGCGCTGGCGCGCCGCAGCGATCCAGGCAGACGCGTTGTTAACGGCCCGCCGCGGcctgtccctgtcccctccACAGAACCACAGGGAGTGCCGGATGACCATCTACGAGCGTGAGAACTTTATGGGCCGCAAGGGCGAGCTGAGCGACGACTACCCCTCGCTGCAGGCCATGGGATGGTGCAACAACGAAGTGGGCTCCCTGCGTGTCCAGTCTGGAGCGTAAGTGCAACCAGgctttgctgtctgtctttcatgtccctcttccttcctctctcttgctttctcttgcCCTCCTGGTTCTCCCGAACCCCGTGCCCACTGCCTGTGCCAGTCCCAGCCAGTGCTATTTACTTCTTCTCCTTTCTTGAATGTCTTGTGTTTGTTCTAAGTGATACTTATTTAAGTAACTGATGCCTCCTTTAGTCAGTGTCTCATGATTTTTGCCCATTTGTTGTggttgtattgtttttaaagaCCCTGGTGCATGATAATTTTCCCTGCTGAGGAAATGgcagttttatttctttctatctatctatctatctatctatctatctatctatctatctatctgttcCAATCTTGAACTCTATCCCCCATCTCTGCCCTTTCCCCTCAGGTCGTTGTTTCAAAGGAAGGCAGCTGTTGTCTGACGGCAGCTCCTAACCTCCTCCTAACACTTCTCCTTCTCTATGGCAGGTTTGTGTGCTACCAGTACCCTGGCTACCGTGGATACCAGTACATCATGGAGTGTGACCGTCACTGCGGGGAGTACAAGCACTTCAAAGAATTTGGCTCCCACTCACAGACTCCTCAGATCCAGTCCATCCGCCGTATTCAGCAGTAACCGCGCCCCTACTGACCCCGCTTCCCTGAAAAGCAGTCTCATCCCGATCCCCACTGCTATCCAGTACAGAATAAAGTGTCTTTCTTAAACCACATCCACctgctgtgagtctgtctgtaCCACATGGGTTTCTCTTTATGGGCTCCACCATAAACAGCTAAGATCAAAAATATGTAACTGATAGCTATAACAAATCTAAAAAAAGCTGGCAAAAATACAACAAGTTGGGGGCCTACCAGCACAAGATAGAGTATgccaaaaaaacacagtgtaCTGCAAAATATACGCAGCagaaaatataaacatgatacaattaaaaaacaaccaatTACAAATAATTTGATTGGTCCATAGTGGCTATCTTGTAACCTGTCTTAAAAACATGGCAGAGTTTATGTTTGCCAGATTCAGTCAACCTGCAGAGTAGTTCTGCTCTGCAACATTCAAAGCTTCTGTGAAACCAAATATGGCTTTTCTAACCTTTGAGACCACTTATGAGTCAGATGATACATTACTGGCAACTACTtcaagtatgtgtgtatatctgaAGCTCAAACACTCTATAATGGACAAACAATGCTCTTCAGAGCATTGAAAATTTAGACAAAAAAGTCAATGTACTTGCCTCACAGCAATGAAGCAGTATTTTAATCCCTACGTAGGTTTGTTGGGAATTAGTggtattttacataaaattcaATCTGGCTGTCACTTCATGTGACAAGTCACTTATGACATTAATTGTGGTAAAGAGGGAAACATGCTCAAAGTTTATGTTGCCTTTGgctggaaaagaaaatgaaaatcaagaaaaatgtGACTTATCAATGTCGTCTTAATTTTGATAACCTGGTCGATAGTTTCAGGAGAAACGTTTTAGGTTAGAGTTTGTCCTGAGTCTAAAAACAtagttttcaaaaatattccgaaaacaaacatgaactgttttctgtgttttgcagcATATGTCTTCTGGCAGCAAATTTTCACTTCTGGATTGCTGTCTATTTCGgataatgtaaacaattttCCCTGCAAAGAGGTCAGATATTTTGAGAAGAGTTCCCATTTAAGTGTGTTGCATAATACTGTATCAGCAAAATGCAATGTGGGAGCAAAGTATGCAACCAGGGTTTCTTCAtcaaaaaatatgtgtatatgtacatttttccatttgattgtCTCACAGTGGCCATTTTATTTGCAACATAGAGAGACATAAATTCAGGATTATGTATAAAAATTACCATATCAATTTAAAGggttgtcatttttcatgtaaagtCCTGTGTCATTGTTACATGGTGTAGCCTGTGACATTGTCTTTATATTAACACCGCTCATTTTGAGGAGAGGAATCCACACTGTATATGAAGTTCCAAGTTTCAAGGCACCAAGCTAGCTGATACAGGGCTATACGCAGAAGTGAGACCACTAGCTATTGAATACCACAAGTTCACGTTACCATCATAACTGTACTTTGTATCCCATATAAACTAAGCAACCTGTGCAAGcttttgttgccatggtgacctGCAAAGTACTCTTTGTGACACTATGAGTGTGAGTTACACACAAAATTGAAGTCACTTCTGTACACATATCCCGCTCAAACTGCAGCACAGCTTGTTAAAGATCTACCTATTTATGTAGGAACGCTGAAGAACCAATCTGTATCTACCCACTGTATCTACCCAGTAAAGAAACATTGgaaacaacatgaaacaactggggctgcagtgtagcatagtggttaaggcgtAGGCCTCATgttcaaaaggttgctggttcaattccctactagggcactgctgttgtgtctgtggaCAAGGTATCCCCAATTgtcttagtaaatatccagctgtataaatggataacattgtaactgatgtaaatcactctgggtaagagcatctgctaaatgccaataatctaATGTAAGACATGGGGACATTACTGTGTCAGGGGAGAATAGTTATATGCAGTCCCCATATTTTAccttacacttacatttacaggTAGTTTACCTTACATGCAGATTTACAGGTagacttacatagattaccatttttaaatgttatccatttatacagcaggatatttccACAGTCAGTTTGGCTTTggtgccttgcccaaggatagGACAGTAGTGGTCCACCTGGTAATCAATACTGCAAACCGCTCCTTAAACACTGCACCACCATACTCCCATTTTGTGCCGTGTGCCCTATAAACTGGAGAGctttgaaaatgcataaattaatcCAATATCACCTGACGTTATACTGTCAGCAGCTATATTTTGCTTGAATGAAAGCTCTCATAACCCTCcattattctgaaatgttttgtaagTTTTTGATAAACCATACAGCTGCATGTCAATCTTTGtaaaagtgttgtttttttttttcttaaattatcGTAatccaaagaaaaacattatgtTTCTCAAACCCCTGTGGTGCTTGGTGCTCTACTAATTACAATGTTTAAATTAACTGTTTTATATGTTGTTGATGCCTAcagtaatgttaataatatCTTATTTGTAATGGCTGACAAgagcattttaatattcactTCAGCTGTTTTATAAATCCACCACATAAAAAGGGATAGGGAATATTTTCATGATAACAAAATTTACTGTGTGTTGCCTGGCACTGTAATGCTTCCAAGGAAAGACCTGTTTGTATAATGGGATGGTAGGTGTGATCATTCTCCAATTGCCAGGAGCTTCTTCAGTGACCATTTGATTGGCCAGGGGTCATCTACATAGGACCAAATGCATGGGCGTATTATATCACTTAGCATAAAACCACCAGGAGGAACATGGTGTGCGTACTAACCCTACTGCTTGCCCAAACTATAATTGCATTCATCAAGTAAGAAGGGGACAATCAAGGCCAAACGTGTCGAAGACAAGCATTGTAGGTGATATTCACAATCATTCACATAACTGGTCAAACAAAGATAGGCCTATAGCTACATATTACCACATGTTAAAAACGGTAAAGATTTTCtaaatttttaacattttcaggcATCCCTTTAGTTCAGTTATAGTTACTATATATACTGGTTGATTTTCAAATACGTATACCcccaatttcattttcataatataGCAACTTATGGTTTCAGGAAGCATCGGGTGCTGTCAGAATGTAGCCTACGGTACGTGTGAGTGCAAAACGTTTCTGTCGTTCTCTTTACCAGTTACATTAATGATGTATTTTAAAGCGATAACGTAGTCTAAGGCACAAAATCTTCGCAATAAACTTGGTGGTGCAATCTACCACAAAACACTACAGACGAAGAAACTAAGCAATATTGCGAACACGTGTCGGATTTCGAATCCGGTTTCCTACCCAGTACGGACTTGCGTCACGTGTCTTTCCCGTTTGAAAGAGTCATAAAGTCACTACAGGCGTCCTTTCACGTTCAAAGGCGCGAAGCGAACGGCGCCACCGCGATTTGCCACTGCCGATCAGCAAGACCAGCACTTACCACTTGTCGCCGCTGGAAGGAGACGAATGTACGTGTGTGGAGCCTGTAATAAACTCAGtcagaaaaacagagcagctTACGGCATATCAACATTGGCAGATGCAGTAATTGTGACATGCGAGCAAAACTGGTTCTCTGAGTTAATAACTTATGAAACTAAAATGAGCAGATGAGAGAAAGCCTCATTTATTGTGATACAGATGTAGACAAAAAACCCAGTTATGCTCTAGAAGGGGCTTCTGCCATTTTGCGCGGTGTACTGAGGAGCTGATCGGGTAGTATCCAACCTGTCAGTGTGAGAGGTCTCATCGTCTCAGTACTCAGTATTCCTCTTTGACGGATTTGACAATCAACGACTATTATCCGTAGCAAAAAGGAAATATTATCATGGCTGATCATATCGTTTGTATCAAATATTCTTGaagaataattttaataaatatatgtcAGCACTGTGTCAACACTATCATTTTTGCCGCTGACAGGCATGCTGGTTCTGGTATTTCTTTATAGAAATCAAATATATaccatttaatttgtttcatgttgtttgtaataaaatatatagtCTACTGTAGACAAGATCTATAGCTGTTCAATATCAAAATAATACGAACATATTACAATCAGTTGAACTTCTGAACAGTAATGACATTAAGATGCAGGCATAAATATGGTCAGAATTTTGTTGAACATATATTACATTGAATATTTTCCTAGCAGAAATCCAGAACATTCGAATATTGCCATATTTAGCTATGATCCACTGATTCTTCAGTGTAGGGCTGCCTCTTTGGTTATCTGATTTTGTACAACAGTAGggaatgaaaaaacaaaagtttgattttttgaacaatgaaaatacatttcaaaagacTGGAGATGTGATGCTAGTGCTCTACCAGAACGTTGCCAGAGATACTGCCAGCTCAATAAATTCACCAAGATGAGGTCCATTAAAAGGAGTAGGCCTGTTTGGTTTCCATTTGACTTGGATTTGTCGTTTCATTGTAAGTAGAGTGAGAGTAATCATCCTACCTTCTCTGATGCATAATAATATGGTCAGAAGTATTCATACTCAAAGAGAAGGGTACTTGCATTATGAAAGCAAAACAGTAAATGTTCCAGTACCTGAATGATATGGTTGTGTTGTAGGCATAATGTTGTGCATTAAACTGTAAAAATCATGGGCCATCCATTGATGTTTCTGTGTATCATTTCATGTGACATTTAAGACCTACATACTCATCTGCTGATttatcaaacaaatgaaacGTTCCTACCAACAATGACAGTGTCAATAGTGTCAAAActgtcacacatgcactgatACAAAATGAGATACTAATAAACTGAAGTTTCTGTTTTGGACCAGTTACAGTGAGAACTAGCATATGTACACGGGATTAATCAAATAGTTTCTCCTTTCAAGTTATCTTCCCACGATAGGCTATTTCAGACATACACCACATACACAGTTCCATTCCTGTGTACATATGTTCCACAGAAATGTACCCCTCAGGCGCGATAGAGAGGTAGTCATTAACCGGTCGTCTATACACTCTACTTCGGTTTTGGCTTGTATGTGTTACATGCTTGAGAGATAATAGTGTTGAATTTGTTTATCCAAACTGTCTGAGCTGCACAGTTCTGTAACTGTCATGTGGCTGTCTGGTTCTTGCTTTGATAAAAGCGTGTTAGAAATAACATGGCGCTCACTGCCTGAACGTGAGTGCTCGTCTTTTGCTGTAAATACAGTGGCAACACAGTCAGTCGCCTCCGACTCTGGAAATAAAACTCCAGTTCCGCGTATTGCAGAATACCCATCCGCATGGGAGGAAGTGGGGCTCTCACAGTTTGACTGCGAGAATACACTGGCTCACCGGAGCGATACACACCGGACACACTTAAACGGTTGGGACTGGCCAACAGTTTCACACGGATAAAGAGGACGGAATCGCAAATTATCTTCGATTTATAGGATACGCAGAAGacataagagagagagacgagaggaAACACCAAGACACCCACCGATGTTGTCGGCAATGAACCAGCCCGTGCGACTCCAATGAAAGACAGCAGCGCCCCGAATGCGGATGCTTAGGACAAGAGGAAATTGTCTTAAGGGAGGAAAAGCAACATTGACGATTTTGGGGGGTTGCATTTTGGGAAAGACATTGAAGGCGGGTACAATGATTGCTGCACATTAATGAACCAACTCTCGAtagtatagctagctagctagctagctggaacCTAGCTAGTTTCCAGTGTCGTTTGCACGGATAGAGCAGGGAAAATGAAGTTTCGCAAGagctaacgctagctaaccAGCTTACATTTCCTGCAAATTTCCATCTTGAGTTATCTTATAATAAACAGAGGAAAGCGAGAGGGTGAGGCAGCAAGGGCGATCGTCTCCTATCGTTATTACAACTACCACTAGGGAGACAGCTTTCCAGTTAGTGAGGCAGCTAgttggctagcaagctagctagctaatttccCTTTTCGGTcgtcccctccccctccaccaccatATGCGAAAAAAACgatagcagaaaaaaaaaactcacaagaCAAGAGAAAATAGACGGAACCCGGAGAGCTTGGTTGTGTGCTAGGTTATATGCAGCCAATGGTGAGATGGGGAGAATCTGATTGAAGAagaaaagctagctagctagtgactTCGGTTGGTTACATTTTGAACTTGATCTGCCAGCTAGCTGGcgtattagctagctagttattgctagctagctagctgtatatCGAGCCAGTCGGGGGACGGTCAATAGCAAACCCCCTTCCCTTATCAACCAAGAAAATGGAGAAGCGCTCGTCGATTCCTTTGCTGTAGTTTTGCCTTGTCAATTTAATACACTACGTTTCTGTCAATGTATCATTTTGGCTGGCCAGTTACATATGATCAACATTAAATGCACTTCACTTGAATATTATCCCAAGAGCTATCAATATCTATTTAGGCTGCCAACTATAGCTATCGATGCCTCCTTTCTGTGCGGCGCAAGAGATCGGCGATACAGGAAGCAAACAACGGAAGCgatgaaaaaataacattgtggGATGAATTGGAGAAAAACTCTTTTAGGTTATTTTCTTCCGCATATCCACTGTTCATCTTAAATTGCAAGTTGTTATTTGGAAAATGAAGCAACACTAACCCATGAGTTCATCTTCATGATGCATTTGATTTCTTGCgagctagccagctagataGCAACGTTTTATAAATTAGctctgttttactttttgttttactgttattgTGGATGGATTTGGTCTGTTGTCAAGATTAGCGTACCATCTAGCTAATTTATTGGCTTTTGTGAAAGCGAACTGGTACATCCTGGCTGTTTATGCCTGAAATTCCCTGTTTGATTTCATATTATCGAAGCACCCAGTAATAGCTAGCAAGTAGCGTACGAATTATTGGTGTCATACCGCAGTATTTTGTAGTTGGGTCAGTGGTTTTGACAGTTGGTTAGCTGGCTAGATAGCCATACTGTTACTCAGCCATCAGTTACCCAACTACAACAACCAGGCGGGTTATCTCAGTGAAGTAGCTACCGtggaagagggggtggggggcagttAAGtgaaatagctagctaactattaATCTTTCTTCTCCGGTTAGGTAGTCAGATATACCTGTTATCATTTGGAAACATCTTACAGTTTACCTTATGTGGATATTTATGGAACGGTTCCTTCTTTGCAGAAGCCAAAATAACACCTTTTCAATCAGTAGCTAAGGATTTTTTCCTCCCTcgaatatgtttatttttattatctgtCATAATGTCTTTTTTGAGAGATTGTAAGTATTGGACCTAGACGAAGAGAAAGACGCTCAACCCGAGGGACAGACTGATCCTCCGACCCTTACTCCCGGATCTCCTTTTCCCCCGCTCTGTCCCTCTTGGATCCCTCTCGTCCTGTGGGAATTGGATTTTGATCGTGCAGTATTTCACTGGACATTCGTTTCTCTATCTCTCCGGACATTCCCACGGCTGGTGTTGTATCGATTCGGTCGATCCAGGGTTGAAGATGGCGGACCTCGAAGCAGTTCTCGCCGATGTCAGTTATTTGATGGCGATGGAGAAGAGTAAGTCTACTCCAGCAGCCAGGGCGAGTAAGAAAATCATCCTCCCCGAACCCAGGTATCTGACTACAGCGTACACAactgcatttacagtaaatcttcgtgtgtgagtgtttgtcaGTCGGTCTGTGCGTGTGAGTGGGGTGAGGTAAGCAAATGGACAACTCAATGTAACCTGTCATTCTGTTACTAGCTAGTAGGGACAACCATCCTGTGTAAAATAACAATGACTCCACAAGGCCCTTTACATCACTGTTTTGTACATGTGTGACAAAAAGCAGCAGTATCTACAGGTCGTTATGTGGCCCTGTAAGATAATGATGATGAGAAGATGAATAACCTTAGTTAGCTACCCAACGTTATTCTGGTAAATCTAGCTCACCCAAAGTAACCGTTGGTATTGAATCGCCAACACCTCGTATTTGTGCTGCAATTGGGTTTTGCAATTATTTTAGCTTAATGGTTAATGTAATGATGTAGCTGTATGTATATTCTCTATAATTTAACGAGCTGGCTAACCTTCCCTGATGAATTGACTAGCCACCGAGATGGTCGACTTGAGAGGGTGTTCCGTTAGATTAGCAGGGGCTAGAAGGGGTCTGTATTGAATGCGAAGTGTACGGCTTCTTGGTCGTGTTTTGTTTATGTAATAGCCTACTGTGGTGAGAAAAATGCCACAGACCGGTTTCAAGCCTGTCTTCTTCAGAAAAGCATATCTGGAAGATTATTATCTAGCTATCTCAACAAAGATAGTATAACAATCTTAATAGTGTTACAGGTTTACATTACAGCTAGACTGACTATCTCGACCATCTACTCTGCAATCTTACATTAATTTCCAGATATTACGTTAGCTATGTTCAACACGGAATTATGTATCGAGTCTCCTTGGCCTGCTTCCTCTATCCTAAATGCATAGCTGTAATCTTTAAGTGGCT belongs to Megalops cyprinoides isolate fMegCyp1 chromosome 5, fMegCyp1.pri, whole genome shotgun sequence and includes:
- the cryba4 gene encoding beta-crystallin A4 produces the protein MTHHCTKFSGHWKIIVYDEECFQGRHHEFTSECCNVMEFGFESVRSLRVESGAWVGYEHAAYQGQQFVLERGEYPQCDAFGGSNAYHIERMTSFRPIACANHRECRMTIYERENFMGRKGELSDDYPSLQAMGWCNNEVGSLRVQSGAFVCYQYPGYRGYQYIMECDRHCGEYKHFKEFGSHSQTPQIQSIRRIQQ